The Chitinophaga lutea genome contains the following window.
TACTGCCCGGATAAAATACATCTCCCCGTAAGCCTTCTGTTTCAGGTTGGCAGGTAGCGTCGTGTTCGCGTCGAGGCCTGCCAGTAGTGCATTGGCGCGGCCAATGGCCTCGTACAGCGTGGTCCAGGGCTGGTTCATCGCCGTAGGGCTGTTCAACAGGTTCGTGTAGTTGCTCCATCCCTGCTGCGTTGCACCTCCGTCGGCATATTCGGCCATCAGCTCAAAACCCAGGCCCACGGTAGATTCCCAGAGGCGGCCGCGGCTGCGCGTCCATGGTTCGTATGCGCCGGTCGTCAATTGCTCCAGCGTGCTCGCATCCAGTTTGTCGAGCTGGGCCGTGGCTTTCGGTTTTTCTTCCAGCAGTTTATCACAGGCGGAGTGTATGGTGGAAATAAGCGCCAGTGTGATGAAAAAGGTAAAAATATGTTTGCGTTGCATGACTCTTCATTTTAGAATGTGATACTGAAACCAAGTGTAACGGTTTTTGAGGCGGGATAGGCCCCGAGGTCAACTCCCTGCCGGCGGTCATTACCCGAGAATGTGTTCACTTCCGGGTCGTAGCCGGAATAATCCGTAAAGGTGAGCAGGTTTTGACCGCTTGCATATACATTGAAGTTCCTGATCGTTTTATTGCCCCGCAGGTTGATGTTATAATCGAGCCGCACGTTGCGCAGTCGGAAAAACGATGCGTCTTCCATGAAGCGCGACGACCGCAAATGCGCATTGGCCGCGATCTGGCTGGGCCGGGGATACAGTTCGGCGGCGGCTTTCATTTTGTTGTACTGGTTAGCCGGCGAAGGGTTTGTCAGGTCGAACAGCCCGGCGTTATTGATGGTGGCCCCGCTCACACCGGCCCATATCGATGACAGCGTGAACCGTTTATACCGGATAGTGGGATTGATGCCGTAGTACAAATCCGGATAGGGGCTACCGATAATCTGGTTATCCAGCGCATTGATTACATCCCGCCCTTGTGAATCCTTGTCGCCGTTGAGATTTTCGTGGATGGGCACACCGTCTTTATCGAGCCCCACAAAGCGGGGGCCGAAGAAGGCAGATAGCGGCTGTCCCACACGGATGACGCTATTGGAGCCCGAAGCATCGTTACCCCCGGATATCGCGGGAATATCCTTGTTGCCTTTCGTTTTGGTCACCTTGTTTTTGTTAGCGGACAGGTTCACATCCACGTTGACAGACCAGTCGCTGTTATTCACAATATTTGCGCCGAGCGAAAGCTCCCATCCTTTGTTCTCCACTTCGCCAACGTTATCGATGATCTGATCGGGGCCCGTGCCGATGCCGGCGCTAACACCGGATGAAGGGGGCAGCTGCACCAGCGCCAGCAGATCCGTCGTTTTTTTGATGTAGTAGTCAAACGTCAGCCGGTATCTTTCGTTGATCACGCCGAAATCCACCCCGATGTCGGTTTGTGTCGTGGTTTCCCACTTCAGGTTCGGGTTGGGGAAGGTGGGGGAAAGACCCACCGCCAGCCCGGTTCCGGCGCCCTGTGCGGTGTTGACGGTACGGCCAAGGTAGAGCGACTGGTAGGGCCTGATGGCCGGGTTGCCTGCTTTGCCCCAGCTGGCGCGCAGTTTGAGGTTCGATACCCACTCCACGCTTTTCAGAAATGCCTCCTCCGAAATGCGCCAGCCGGCGGAAACAGAAGGGAATACCCCATATTTGTTGTTTTCCGCAAATACCGACGCGCCGTCTCTGCGCAGGCTCACCGCGAACAGGTACCGGTTGTGCAGGTTAAAACGCACCCGTCCGAAAGCCGACAGCAGCGTGCTTTCTACGATGTCGGTCACCGGTTTGCTCACGGAATTGGCGGAGCTGAGATTGTAACTTTTTAATTCGTCGGTGCCGAAGCCGGAAGCGGAAATGTCTACTGTATTCAATCTTTCTTTCTGATACGATACCCCGGCGATCGCCTCCAAATATGTATTCGGTGAAAAATCGTACCGGTATTCGAGGTAATCCTCCACCAGGGCAGAGGTCTTGTCATATTCCCCCAGCTCCGCCACACCGATGCCGTTGCCCATACTGGGCAAAATGCGCGGGAAATAGAGATCGCGGCGGATGTGATAAAAGTCCCCGGAAACGCGGGTGGTATTGGTCAGCCCTTTTGCGAGCACCGCCTTAAAATCGAGGCCGCCCTGTATACGGGTGGTGGTGTTGCGGTCGAGTACTTCAAGCGCTACGGCAACCGGGTTTTCCACGTCGATGCCGTTAAAGGAAAAGGGAGACGTATCCGTATAAGTGCCATCCGGATTTTTAATGCCTACGGTCGTAACGGAGCGCAACACGGAACCGATCCCGGATTTACCAAAGTTGCGGGTGTTGTCGCCTACAGCCGGGGAGAACCCGTCCTGCATCGAACGGGAGGCCATCAGCCGTGTTTGCAGGCTGAAGCGGTCGCTGATTTTACTGTCGAGGTTCAGCCGCACGGAAGCCCGTTTGTAGTCGCTGTTATCAACGATGCCCTGTTGATCCGTGTACCCCGCGGAAACGAAGTAACGGGTGCGCTCCGTTCCACCGGATACATTCAGCGAACTGTTCGATACCAGCGCGGTGCGGAACACTTCATCCTGCCAGTCCGTGCTGACCGACGGAGTGAAGTTCGCCAGGTCGGCCGGTGTATTCAGGCCGGAGTTGGTGTAGTACTTTTTTGCAAAATCAACATACTCGGTGCTGTTCATCATATCCAGTTTCCTGCGCAGGCTCTGGAAGCCCAATGAACTTTCGAAGGTTACCCGTGCCTGGCCGGCCTTACCGGATTTGGTGGTGACCATCACCACGCCATTGGCGCCGCGGGAACCGTAGATGGCGGTAGCCGCCGCGTCCTTCAGTACTTCTATCGATTCGATGTCTGAAGGGTTAATGGTGGAAAGGCCGTTGGCACCGCGCACATCGTCATTGAACTGCGGCAGCCCGTCGATCACATACAAGGGCTCATTGCCCCCGGCGATGGACGAGACCCCTCTGATCCGCACGCTGATGCCTGCACCCGGCTGCCCTGATGTTTGCTGCACCTGTACCCCGGCCATGCGCCCGGAAATCGCCTGCTCGATGCTGACTGCCGGTATTTCCTGCAGCTGGGCGGATTTGAGGGACGTGACCGAACCGGTCAGGTCCATTTTCCGAACCGAACCGTACCCTACTACGACCACATCACTGAGGCTTTTCGCGTCTTCTTTCAATTGTACAGCAATAGGTGACCCTGCGGTTGCTTCGGTTTCCTTTGTGCTGAAACCAATGGAGGAAATCACCAGCGTGACCCGGTCGTTGGGCGACTGGAGGGAAAAGGTGCCGTCGTCCGCGGAGGCGGTGGCAATTTTGGTGTTTTTGATCTGAACGGTGGCTCCGGGTATAGGGGTGTTTTGTTCGGAGGTCACCTTGCCTGAAATGCGTTTGTTTTGTGAGTACGCTGCCTGGGTTAGTAGCAATGCAATCAACACAAACAGGTAGTTCGCCTTTTGCATACGTTTTCATTTTAGTGGAAAATCAATTATTACGCTATACAGTTCTTATGGGCCTTAAAGCCGGTATTTTGTCAGGAAATACAATCGATTGCAATCAAACATTAATCTACGATAATTATTCCAAATAGCGCGTTATCGGGGGAATAAAATTGCCGCATACTTTTCTTGCGGGAGGTGGGCTTTTTATATTAAAATCGACCTTTACCTGGGTAACAAATCATCTGATAAACACATTTCGCTGGAAGGAGCGGCGACTCAATTACTTTTCGATTGAAATTCGCGGCAGCATTCATGGCATTGGAAGTTGTAACATCGAAGTGCCACGGAACTGCGGTTAATATTATTTTTTCAAACTACTGGACCGGATATCGAGGATGGTGGATAACTGAACGGTTTCGGCGCCTACGGCAGTGCCTTCTATCTGATCGATCAGCAGCTCCGCCGCCCGCTGGCCGATTTCAAATGTGGGTTGACGGATGGTAGTGAGGGCGGGAGAGAAGAGGTCGCTGGCCGGGTTATCTGAAAATCCTGCAACGGCTACATCTTCCGGAATACGAAGACCTAATCGTTTCAGCACCCGCAGGCTCATCAACGCCAGGCGTTCCATCGAAAAAAACAGGGCATCGGGCCGCACCGTACCGTCGAACAATTGCTGTATGGCCTGCTCCGTTTCGCAGGATTGTACGATCAGATCCTCGTTCACAGGAATCCCATGAGCAGCCAGTGCGTCACGGTAACCCTGCAGACGCTTTTGCGAAGTGGAGAGCCACGGTGCCATCGAAAGAATGGCGATGTTGCGGCAGCCCTGCGAAAGGAGATGCGTTACCCCGTTGAAGGCGCCGGCACAGTCGTCGACAACCACCCTCGGGCCTGCAATCCCATCGTGCACCCGGTCGAACATCACCACGGGCGCGGGAAGGCCTTCCAGGTGGCCGAACTGCCGGGTGTTGTTGGCCAGCGAAATGATGAGGCCGTCGATCCGCCGCAGCGTCAACAGCCGCACATTCTGTACTTCCCGCTCGTATTCTTCATGACTCTGGAAAATCACCACATGATATCCCTTCCGGTAGGCATAATCCTCGATGCCGCCGATTGTGGCCGCACAGAAGTTGTTGGCGATCTCCGGCACGATCACACCGATGATTTTGCTGCGTTTTTCTTTCAGGGAAAGGGCGATGGGATTGGGGGTGTACCGCAGTTCTTCCGCTACCTGCTGCACCAACAGGCGGGTGGCCGGGTTAATGTCACGGCTGCCCCGCAGCGCCCGCGATACCGTGGAGGGCGCCATTTTCAGCTGCTGCGCTATATCTTTTATCGTGACGGCGTTTTTGCGGTGCTCCACTGATGATTTGTTAAATTTTCCTGCTATTAAATGTAATATATTTAATGCAAACGATTCCGGTATCGTTGTAATAAAAGCCCTTTCCCGCGCGGGAAGCGGCATGGGTTGCTTTGCATGTGGTTGTTAAGTACTTTTAAACATCT
Protein-coding sequences here:
- a CDS encoding SusC/RagA family TonB-linked outer membrane protein — encoded protein: MQKANYLFVLIALLLTQAAYSQNKRISGKVTSEQNTPIPGATVQIKNTKIATASADDGTFSLQSPNDRVTLVISSIGFSTKETEATAGSPIAVQLKEDAKSLSDVVVVGYGSVRKMDLTGSVTSLKSAQLQEIPAVSIEQAISGRMAGVQVQQTSGQPGAGISVRIRGVSSIAGGNEPLYVIDGLPQFNDDVRGANGLSTINPSDIESIEVLKDAAATAIYGSRGANGVVMVTTKSGKAGQARVTFESSLGFQSLRRKLDMMNSTEYVDFAKKYYTNSGLNTPADLANFTPSVSTDWQDEVFRTALVSNSSLNVSGGTERTRYFVSAGYTDQQGIVDNSDYKRASVRLNLDSKISDRFSLQTRLMASRSMQDGFSPAVGDNTRNFGKSGIGSVLRSVTTVGIKNPDGTYTDTSPFSFNGIDVENPVAVALEVLDRNTTTRIQGGLDFKAVLAKGLTNTTRVSGDFYHIRRDLYFPRILPSMGNGIGVAELGEYDKTSALVEDYLEYRYDFSPNTYLEAIAGVSYQKERLNTVDISASGFGTDELKSYNLSSANSVSKPVTDIVESTLLSAFGRVRFNLHNRYLFAVSLRRDGASVFAENNKYGVFPSVSAGWRISEEAFLKSVEWVSNLKLRASWGKAGNPAIRPYQSLYLGRTVNTAQGAGTGLAVGLSPTFPNPNLKWETTTQTDIGVDFGVINERYRLTFDYYIKKTTDLLALVQLPPSSGVSAGIGTGPDQIIDNVGEVENKGWELSLGANIVNNSDWSVNVDVNLSANKNKVTKTKGNKDIPAISGGNDASGSNSVIRVGQPLSAFFGPRFVGLDKDGVPIHENLNGDKDSQGRDVINALDNQIIGSPYPDLYYGINPTIRYKRFTLSSIWAGVSGATINNAGLFDLTNPSPANQYNKMKAAAELYPRPSQIAANAHLRSSRFMEDASFFRLRNVRLDYNINLRGNKTIRNFNVYASGQNLLTFTDYSGYDPEVNTFSGNDRRQGVDLGAYPASKTVTLGFSITF
- a CDS encoding LacI family DNA-binding transcriptional regulator, whose product is MEHRKNAVTIKDIAQQLKMAPSTVSRALRGSRDINPATRLLVQQVAEELRYTPNPIALSLKEKRSKIIGVIVPEIANNFCAATIGGIEDYAYRKGYHVVIFQSHEEYEREVQNVRLLTLRRIDGLIISLANNTRQFGHLEGLPAPVVMFDRVHDGIAGPRVVVDDCAGAFNGVTHLLSQGCRNIAILSMAPWLSTSQKRLQGYRDALAAHGIPVNEDLIVQSCETEQAIQQLFDGTVRPDALFFSMERLALMSLRVLKRLGLRIPEDVAVAGFSDNPASDLFSPALTTIRQPTFEIGQRAAELLIDQIEGTAVGAETVQLSTILDIRSSSLKK